A genomic segment from Arcobacter acticola encodes:
- a CDS encoding pyrimidine/purine nucleoside phosphorylase: protein MAEFNNVSIAKAANILFEGNITSRTIVFEDGSRKTLGIMLPGEYELNTVHKEIMDIQRGTLEIMLPAQDWVKYEGPASFEIQANSKFKLRVHSLVDYCCSFIKNH, encoded by the coding sequence ATGGCAGAGTTTAATAATGTTTCTATTGCAAAAGCAGCCAACATTCTTTTTGAAGGGAATATTACAAGTAGAACTATAGTGTTTGAAGATGGTTCTAGAAAAACATTAGGAATTATGTTACCAGGTGAATATGAATTAAATACAGTTCATAAAGAGATTATGGATATACAAAGAGGTACTTTAGAGATTATGTTACCTGCACAAGATTGGGTAAAATATGAAGGTCCTGCATCTTTTGAGATTCAAGCAAACTCTAAATTTAAATTAAGAGTACATTCTTTAGTTGATTATTGTTGTTCTTTTATTAAAAACCACTAA